The following DNA comes from Halorhabdus tiamatea SARL4B.
ACAACTGGGGGTTTTTTACTCAGCGCCCCCAGGTTCCCGACATGATCGACGTCCTCGACAACAAGCGGACGGCGACCCGCTTTCGGATCCTCGTCGAGATCGCCGAACGCCAGCCAGCGGTGAGCCAGGGTGAGATCGCCGACGCCGTCGGCGTCACGAGCCAGGCCGTCAGCGAGTACATCCGCGAATTGGTCGAGGATGGCTTCGTCGAGAAAGAGGGCCGTTCGCGCTACCGGGTCACCAATGAGGGCGTCGACTGGCTGTTCTCCGCGGCGACGGACGTCCGCCGGTTCGCCGACCACGTGACCGAGGACGTCCTCGGGAGCGTTCAGGAGGACGCCGCGATCGCCCTCAAGCCCGTCAACGAAGGCCAGACAGTCACGCTCTCGATCGCCGACGGCCTCCTCCAGGCGCGACCGGGTGACGGCGAGGCGACGGGCGTCGCCACGACCGACGCCGAGGCGGGCGAGGTCGTCGGCGTCACCGGATTCGAAGGCGTCATCGACCTCGAACCCGGCGAAGTCACCATTCTGCAGGTGCCACCCATTCGATCCGACGAGACACCACCGCTGGATTCGATCCGAGACGCGGTCGAGACTGCTGACCTCGTGGCGGCGGCGGGCGTCGAGGCCGTCGGCGCGCTCCGGGCGATCGACTGTGAGCCGGCGATCCACTTTGCGGCCGGGGCGGTCGCCGCCGACGCGGCGAGTCGGGG
Coding sequences within:
- a CDS encoding DUF7839 domain-containing protein encodes the protein MIDVLDNKRTATRFRILVEIAERQPAVSQGEIADAVGVTSQAVSEYIRELVEDGFVEKEGRSRYRVTNEGVDWLFSAATDVRRFADHVTEDVLGSVQEDAAIALKPVNEGQTVTLSIADGLLQARPGDGEATGVATTDAEAGEVVGVTGFEGVIDLEPGEVTILQVPPIRSDETPPLDSIRDAVETADLVAAAGVEAVGALRAIDCEPAIHFAAGAVAADAASRGLEVVVVATTDAVGRVTDALRDSDVSYAVT